In Herpetosiphon gulosus, the following are encoded in one genomic region:
- a CDS encoding GNAT family N-acetyltransferase — protein sequence MTNDTIIATAPRLVIRRWQRADYQTMDRWPPFTEPLSSIWNLPDRVTVGGDWMNDIRRTYAIALRDHTLVGRITLRNIDSASGSARLGITIGPQYVSQGYGTEGLAAFLQAFFTTLGFQTMVLDVASVNERAVRCYRRLGFQYNGHHWRDAGWRFMQTLDQATRERIAPFIKEGRHGVWVQFYDMTLERSDWQAAQHRSVIHVNQ from the coding sequence ATGACGAATGATACAATCATTGCAACCGCACCACGACTGGTAATTCGTCGCTGGCAACGGGCAGATTATCAAACCATGGATCGTTGGCCACCCTTCACCGAACCACTGAGCAGCATTTGGAATTTGCCCGATCGGGTGACGGTTGGCGGCGATTGGATGAACGATATTCGGCGAACCTATGCGATAGCTCTACGTGATCATACCTTAGTTGGGCGAATTACGTTACGCAATATTGATTCGGCCAGTGGCTCGGCACGACTTGGCATTACAATTGGCCCCCAATATGTGAGTCAAGGCTATGGCACCGAAGGCTTGGCTGCGTTTCTGCAAGCATTTTTCACCACCTTAGGCTTTCAAACCATGGTACTTGATGTGGCCTCAGTCAACGAACGTGCGGTGCGCTGCTATCGCCGACTTGGCTTTCAATACAATGGCCACCATTGGCGCGATGCTGGCTGGCGTTTTATGCAAACGCTCGATCAAGCCACCCGCGAACGCATCGCCCCCTTTATCAAGGAAGGTCGCCATGGGGTGTGGGTGCAATTTTACGACATGACGCTCGAACGGAGTGATTGGCAAGCGGCTCAACATCGGTCAGTTATCCACGTTAATCAATAA